The window CCAGCTCTACAACGAGCTCGTGGAGATAGCCAACGAGCTGGCCGAATTGTCCTCACGCGTGAGGACCATCTGCGTTGAGGCGCAGAAAAGGTCTCCGAGTGACGGACTGGATGTGCCGGGAGCACTTGCCGGCGTGCACCGCGCCCTGTCAAAAGCGGGCAATTCCTTGGCCACCACTGCTGAGGCTGCGGCTATGTTGAGGTTGGCGGTGGGGCCCGTTCCTGTTGGCGCATTATCGGTGAGGCGCAGGGCGGAATCAGTCTTCGAGCAGGTCGCCGACGCGGAGCGCCAACTAAGCGCCTGAGGCCTACCTCGATTAATGGCGCGCGTATGCAACTACCGGCGTGCGCTCTTATTCCCTGTATGCAAAAAGTTACGCGCATAGCTGATCTGCGTAATATTCCGCGCTTTTGGTGGTCCGGGACTGGCAGGATGGCAGACATGACTTCGTCACCAACACTTACTTTCAACGACGGCAACACCATCCCCCAGCTCGGCTACGGGGTGTGGCAAGTTGAAGACGATGTAGCCGAAAAGGTGGTGCGCCAGGCTTTCGAAGCCGGGTTCCGCCACATTGATACCGCCAAGATCTACGGCAACGAGGCAGGCGTCGGCCGTGCCATTGCATCCTCCGGTCTTTCCGCCGAGGAAATCTTCATCACCACCAAGCTGTGGAACGCCGACCAGGGCTACGAATCCACGCTCGCCGCTTTTGAGGAGTCCATGGACCGCCTCGGCCTCGAGACCCTGGACCTTTACCTGATTCACTGGCAGCAGCCCAAGCAGGAAAAGTACGTGGACACCTGGAAGGCCCTGATCGAGCTCAAGAAGCGCGGCCGGGTTAAGTCCATCGGTGTTTCCAATTTCACCAAGGAAGGCCTGCAGCACATCATTAATGAGACGGGCGTTGTTCCGGCCATTAACCAGGTGGAACTGCACCCGTTCTTCAACCAGGCTGACCTTCGCGAGTTCAATGCGTCCAAGGGAATCCTGACCCAGGCCTGGTCCCCGCTGGGCCAGGGTGGCGAACTCCTCGAGAGCGCAACCGTGGCTGAGATTGCTGCCAAGCATGACGCCACCCCGGCTCAGGTCGTCATCGCCTGGCACCTGGCCATTGGCAACGTGGTGATCCCCAAGTCC is drawn from Arthrobacter sp. 31Y and contains these coding sequences:
- a CDS encoding aldo/keto reductase, with the protein product MTSSPTLTFNDGNTIPQLGYGVWQVEDDVAEKVVRQAFEAGFRHIDTAKIYGNEAGVGRAIASSGLSAEEIFITTKLWNADQGYESTLAAFEESMDRLGLETLDLYLIHWQQPKQEKYVDTWKALIELKKRGRVKSIGVSNFTKEGLQHIINETGVVPAINQVELHPFFNQADLREFNASKGILTQAWSPLGQGGELLESATVAEIAAKHDATPAQVVIAWHLAIGNVVIPKSVTESRIQENFAALNVTLDATDVEAINGLDRGAEGRIGPDPAVSDFA